A region of Phytohabitans rumicis DNA encodes the following proteins:
- a CDS encoding golvesin C-terminal-like domain-containing protein produces the protein MTSSPISRRTFTLGLAAGAAAVALPSPASASGPPAAPFFEENTLWDSAVDPLSSYFVHGLAVLPDDTILVCVEGRHETCDAGPHDLLLRRSTDGGRTWTPQQVLAEAVNGETFANPTFVVDHVTGEVFLFHNNCVRLPENTTCSADSSTFYVTSSTDGGATWSERQDLTGLFAHFSYNWAMHGPGPGHGIQLRNGRLLVAVSHRTIITGVPTAERNYGVSTVYSDDHGRTWLSGGAVPMSPDTPTVGEARVVERADGTIVMNSRPGSGQDWPRSISVSDDGGITWSPTRNDNGAGLFNGCDASLIRYTGGPRSRDVDRMLFSRPDAPMRWNMTVSVSYDEGNSFRYSRVVNPGRSYYSDLARMSDGTIVLAYGCDGDLDGSPRRLAVARFNLEWLTQGRDTPRSGPRLTEDAHDLGCPAPRARVSGGTVSFVKEATARGGARAAYTPAATGDFIEYPFVVGRGGEYELWLRYFRTLDGGVVRITVDGQTPRVSTLDMTAWRNNGYDVARLDQLRLRPGRHTIRFTLAGPGRGGGTAIGLDELSLVQAPTPADVREEITVDNGNFGFQVVSGTWPSSRGVAGYYGFNYLSHAAGTGASAVRWWPALPGDDRYEVLVSYSPGTNRATNATYTVNHADGSTPVAVNQKLAGTPDPRSGQWVSLGVFRFDGGVGGDVVLTDAADAVVIADGVRFVRQAAA, from the coding sequence ATGACCTCGTCCCCCATCAGTAGACGAACCTTCACCCTCGGGCTCGCCGCCGGCGCCGCCGCGGTCGCCCTGCCGTCCCCGGCCTCCGCGTCCGGCCCGCCCGCCGCGCCGTTCTTCGAGGAGAACACCCTCTGGGACTCGGCCGTCGACCCGCTGTCCAGCTACTTCGTGCACGGGCTGGCCGTACTGCCGGACGACACCATCCTGGTGTGCGTCGAGGGCCGGCACGAGACGTGCGACGCCGGCCCGCACGACCTGCTGCTGCGGCGCAGCACCGACGGCGGGCGCACCTGGACCCCGCAGCAGGTGCTGGCGGAGGCGGTCAACGGCGAGACCTTCGCCAACCCCACCTTCGTCGTCGACCACGTCACCGGCGAGGTGTTCCTGTTCCACAACAACTGCGTCCGGCTGCCGGAGAACACCACCTGCTCGGCCGACTCCAGCACGTTCTACGTCACGTCCAGCACCGACGGCGGCGCCACCTGGAGCGAGCGCCAGGACCTGACCGGCCTGTTCGCCCACTTCTCCTACAACTGGGCGATGCACGGGCCGGGCCCCGGCCACGGCATCCAGCTCCGCAATGGACGGTTGCTGGTCGCCGTCTCGCACCGCACCATCATCACCGGCGTACCGACCGCCGAGCGTAACTACGGCGTCTCCACCGTCTACAGCGACGACCACGGCCGCACCTGGCTGTCCGGCGGCGCGGTGCCGATGAGCCCGGACACCCCCACCGTGGGCGAGGCCCGGGTGGTCGAGCGCGCCGACGGCACCATCGTCATGAACAGCCGGCCCGGCTCCGGGCAGGACTGGCCGCGCAGCATCTCGGTCAGCGACGACGGCGGCATCACCTGGTCGCCGACCCGCAACGACAACGGCGCCGGGCTGTTCAACGGCTGCGACGCCAGCCTCATCCGGTACACCGGCGGCCCGCGCAGCCGGGACGTGGACCGGATGCTCTTCAGCCGCCCGGACGCGCCGATGCGGTGGAACATGACCGTGTCGGTCAGCTACGACGAGGGCAACTCGTTCCGGTACAGCCGGGTCGTCAATCCGGGCCGGTCGTACTACTCGGACCTGGCGCGCATGTCCGACGGCACCATCGTCCTGGCGTACGGCTGCGACGGCGACCTCGACGGCAGCCCGCGCCGGCTGGCCGTCGCCCGCTTCAACCTGGAGTGGCTCACACAGGGCCGGGACACCCCGCGGTCCGGCCCACGCCTGACCGAGGACGCACACGACCTGGGCTGCCCCGCGCCCCGAGCGCGTGTCTCCGGCGGCACCGTGAGCTTCGTCAAGGAGGCCACCGCGCGCGGCGGCGCCCGCGCCGCGTACACGCCCGCGGCAACCGGGGACTTCATCGAGTACCCCTTCGTCGTCGGCCGGGGCGGCGAGTACGAACTGTGGCTGCGCTACTTCCGCACGCTCGACGGCGGGGTCGTCCGGATCACCGTCGACGGCCAGACCCCGCGGGTCTCCACACTGGACATGACCGCCTGGCGCAACAACGGGTACGACGTGGCGCGGCTGGACCAGCTGCGGCTGCGGCCCGGCCGGCACACCATCCGGTTCACGCTCGCCGGCCCCGGACGCGGCGGCGGCACGGCCATCGGGCTCGACGAGCTGAGCCTCGTACAGGCCCCCACCCCGGCCGACGTCCGCGAGGAAATCACCGTCGACAATGGAAACTTCGGCTTCCAGGTGGTGTCCGGCACCTGGCCCAGCAGCCGGGGCGTCGCCGGATACTACGGCTTCAACTACCTCTCGCACGCCGCCGGCACCGGCGCGAGCGCGGTCCGCTGGTGGCCGGCGCTGCCCGGCGACGACCGGTACGAGGTGCTCGTCTCGTACTCACCGGGGACCAACCGGGCGACGAACGCGACGTACACCGTCAACCACGCGGACGGCAGCACCCCGGTGGCGGTCAACCAGAAGCTCGCCGGTACCCCGGACCCGCGCAGCGGCCAGTGGGTCTCGCTCGGCGTGTTCCGCTTCGACGGCGGCGTCGGCGGGGACGTGGTGCTCACCGACGCCGCCGACGCGGTCGTCATCGCCGACGGGGTCCGGTTCGTGCGGCAGGCCGCCGCATGA
- a CDS encoding glycoside hydrolase family 127 protein: MTPVSPSPAATVALRPLDGARLADGFWARRAVTNRAAIPVGYDRLAKVGSIANLRIAAGSQAGEAAGQSFRDSDVYKWLEAVAWEHGRDPDPALLAWLREFGGTLAAAQRKDGYLNSAIQICGEEPYAALWMSHEHYCAGHLFQAAVAAARATGETGLLEVATRFGDHLADTFGPGADLRPELDGHPVVEMGLVELYRQTGERRYLDLARHFVDARGHGWAAKSGFDPSHYGDPAHYSDRVPVREASTVEGHAVRAIYFAAGATDVAIETGDAELLAAVRRQYDAMRRGKQHVTGAVGSRWDGEAFGEAYELPPDRAYAETCAAIGAMQWAWRLLLATGEPQYADQIELLLYNAVLPGVSLTDADYFYVNTLHRRTGARGDLERSPAHGRRPWFNCACCPPNVMRTLASLPAYLATGTADGLQVHQYAPASLRAGEFAVDVDTAYPWDGQVTVTVREAPPREVELALRVPDWAQGSTLDGRPVPAGAYARVRRVFRAGEQVSLDLPMPARLLVADDRVDATRGCVAVARGPLVYTIEQPDQPDGAVLEDLRIDPSAPLHPEHRSDLLDGVTVLHAEGAVLEPAGSPYRAYGAPAPRTRPAALTLVPYYAWANRGPHPMRVWIPTI, from the coding sequence ATGACGCCGGTCTCCCCCAGCCCCGCGGCGACGGTGGCCCTGCGGCCGCTGGACGGCGCCCGCCTCGCGGACGGCTTCTGGGCGCGCCGGGCCGTCACCAACCGCGCCGCGATCCCGGTCGGGTACGACCGGCTCGCCAAGGTCGGCAGCATCGCGAACCTGCGGATAGCGGCCGGTTCACAGGCCGGCGAGGCGGCCGGGCAGAGCTTCCGGGACTCCGACGTGTACAAGTGGCTGGAGGCGGTCGCGTGGGAGCACGGCCGTGATCCCGACCCGGCCCTGCTGGCGTGGCTGCGCGAGTTCGGCGGCACCCTCGCCGCCGCGCAGCGCAAGGACGGCTACCTCAACTCCGCCATCCAGATCTGCGGCGAGGAGCCGTACGCGGCGCTGTGGATGAGCCACGAACACTATTGCGCCGGGCACCTCTTCCAGGCCGCCGTGGCGGCGGCCCGGGCCACCGGCGAGACCGGGCTGCTGGAGGTCGCCACCCGGTTCGGCGACCACCTCGCCGACACGTTCGGTCCCGGCGCCGACCTGCGGCCCGAACTGGACGGGCACCCGGTCGTCGAGATGGGCCTCGTGGAGCTGTACCGGCAGACCGGCGAGCGGCGCTACCTCGACCTGGCCCGGCACTTCGTCGACGCCCGCGGGCACGGCTGGGCCGCCAAGTCCGGCTTCGACCCCTCGCACTACGGCGACCCCGCCCACTACTCCGACCGGGTACCCGTGCGCGAGGCGTCCACGGTGGAGGGTCACGCGGTGCGGGCCATCTACTTCGCCGCGGGCGCCACCGACGTCGCCATCGAGACCGGCGACGCCGAGTTGCTCGCCGCGGTGCGCCGCCAGTACGACGCGATGCGCCGGGGCAAGCAACACGTCACCGGCGCGGTCGGCTCCCGGTGGGACGGCGAGGCGTTCGGCGAGGCGTACGAGCTGCCGCCGGACCGGGCGTACGCGGAGACGTGCGCGGCGATCGGTGCGATGCAGTGGGCGTGGCGGCTGCTGCTGGCCACCGGCGAGCCGCAGTACGCCGACCAGATCGAGCTGCTGCTGTACAACGCCGTCCTGCCCGGGGTGTCGCTGACCGACGCCGACTACTTCTACGTGAACACGCTGCACCGGCGCACCGGCGCCCGGGGCGACCTGGAGCGCTCCCCCGCACACGGCCGGCGGCCCTGGTTCAACTGCGCCTGCTGCCCGCCCAACGTGATGCGCACCCTGGCCAGCCTGCCCGCCTACCTGGCCACCGGCACCGCGGACGGACTCCAGGTGCACCAGTACGCCCCGGCCTCCCTGCGCGCCGGCGAGTTCGCCGTGGACGTCGACACCGCATACCCGTGGGACGGCCAGGTGACCGTGACCGTGCGGGAGGCGCCACCACGGGAGGTGGAGCTGGCGCTGCGGGTGCCGGACTGGGCCCAAGGGTCCACTCTGGACGGACGACCGGTGCCGGCCGGCGCGTACGCCCGGGTCCGGCGGGTGTTCCGCGCGGGCGAGCAGGTGTCGCTGGACCTGCCCATGCCCGCCCGCCTGCTGGTGGCCGACGACCGGGTGGACGCCACCCGCGGCTGCGTCGCGGTCGCCCGCGGCCCGCTGGTGTACACCATCGAGCAGCCCGACCAGCCGGACGGCGCTGTCCTGGAGGACCTGCGCATCGACCCGTCCGCACCACTGCACCCCGAGCACCGGTCGGACCTGCTCGACGGCGTCACCGTCCTGCACGCCGAGGGCGCGGTCCTGGAGCCCGCCGGCTCGCCGTACCGGGCG